A single region of the Neodiprion pinetum isolate iyNeoPine1 chromosome 5, iyNeoPine1.2, whole genome shotgun sequence genome encodes:
- the LOC124219822 gene encoding uncharacterized protein isoform X2 has product MLLGACMATIGYYADQLSMAQEIRGNLTVRVKNESRGFHLNNLSYAGPIVMGVGGFIVVAACVMTFEARDSAAKVVPARFRFNQNTPCKSNKQRSRRSTSCQTTRWDHQLGLFRVHRSPSPSTHEVSRKRLTAELMQFSKNLEEKNNPQPIKKSPSAPNLAAKNSPRKKPSRYTGCALLNAELLKRHAMSVDNAAYNPQVSRESLEYNKISESQVSMAMDLHMPNKGGPVTLKIKDRSDTAQRHQLLRQTRIDDDDLQMELRKGAAGGHAGKYQSFAKYPDDFVSRKRNSVDLRVLEELEFRRSPKDFRKISSPNFRKMSLDRVGGEARKNDRTPVGYRKASLDCRKSPDIRKKDYRKCSMDKCAADHLSSGTLEMEFRPRSDTGELPFRRHRHGRQLYHSRSDDNRRRSFDKHRSDSQCSRFSLNTQNQPTPDGLATYELKYFATNASLDTDGSRGDVSDDSHTVDIEGNGLPADGPTETDALLEEPELENLTEVEVETSGDDIDAPDEVDDTLDYKVDEQGDGNA; this is encoded by the exons ATGCTTTTGGGTGCCTGCATGGCTACGATCG GTTATTACGCTGATCAGCTGTCAATGGCGCAGGAAATTCGAGGCAACTTGACGGTCCGGGTGAAAAACGAGTCTCGAGGCTTTCATTTAAACAATCTGAGCTACGCTGGACCGATCGTAATGGGAGTGGGAG GTTTCATCGTGGTGGCGGCCTGCGTGATGACATTCGAGGCGCGAGACAGCGCGGCGAAAGTGGTCCCGGCGCGTTTTCGTTTTAACCAGAACACGCCGTGCAAGAGCAACAAGCAGCGGAGTCGAAGGTCAACGTCGTGTCAAACGACGCGATGGGACCACCAGCTGGGTCTGTTCCGCGTGCACAGAAGTCCGAGTCCGTCGACGCACGAGGTGTCGAGAAAACGGTTGACGGCGGAGCTGATGCAGTTCTCGAAGAACCTGGAGGAGAAGAATAACCCTCAGCCGATAAAGAAGAGCCCGAGCGCGCCTAACCTTGCCGCGAAGAACTCGCCGCGTAAGAAACCCAGTCGGTACACGGGCTGCGCGCTGCTGAACGCCGAGTTGCTCAAACGGCACGCGATGTCGGTCGATAACGCGGCTTACAATCCGCAAGTAAGCAGGGAAAGCCTCGAGTACAACAAGATATCCGAGAGCCAGGTGTCGATGGCCATGGATCTCCACATGCCGAACAAGGGGGGCCCCGTTACTCTCAAGATAAAGGACCGATCGGACACTGCTCAGCGCCATCAGCTGCTCAGACAAACGAggatcgacgacgacgatctGCAGATGGAGCTGCGCAAAGGAGCGGCCGGCGGGCACGCGGGGAAGTACCAGAGCTTCGCCAAGTACCCGGACGACTTTGTCTCTCGAAAGCGGAACTCCGTCGACCTACGGGTGCTCGAGGAGCTCGAGTTCCGGCGGAGCCCGAAGGATTTCAGGAAGATCTCGTCgccgaattttcgaaaaatgtcgCTAGATCGGGTCGGCGGTGAGGCGAGAAAGAACGACAGAACCCCGGTTGGGTACAGAAAGGCGAGTTTGGACTGCCGGAAGTCCCCCGATATACGGAAGAAGGACTACCGGAAGTGCTCGATGGACAAGTGCGCCGCTGATCACTTGTCCAGCGGAACGCTCGAAATGGAATTTCGCCCGCGATCCGATACCGGGGAATTACCTTTCAGGCGTCATCGGCACGGCCGTCAGCTCTATCACTCTAGGTCGGACGACAACAGGCGGAGGTCCTTCGACAAGCACAGGAGCGACTCGCAGTGCAGCAGGTTTTCATTGAACACACAGAATCAGCCGACTCCAGACGGACTTGCCACTTATGAGCTGAAATACTTCGCTACTAACGCTTCTCTCGACACGGACGGGAGTCGCGGCGACGTTTCCGACGACAGTCACACCGTAGATATCGAGGGAAACGGACTTCCGGCTGATGGACCGACCGAGACCGACGCTCTGCTCGAGGAACCGGAACTCGAAAATTTGACCGAAGTGGAAGTTGAAACTTCCGGCGATGACATTGATGCCCCAGATGAGGTGGATGATACCTTGGATTACAAAGTGGATGAGCAAGGAGACG GAAATGCGTAG
- the LOC124219822 gene encoding uncharacterized protein isoform X1 has translation MPQGGVHWQGTQRRACAPGAHWNVQVVRGKVTTRCLWHACKALGIGLLLMLLGACMATIGYYADQLSMAQEIRGNLTVRVKNESRGFHLNNLSYAGPIVMGVGGFIVVAACVMTFEARDSAAKVVPARFRFNQNTPCKSNKQRSRRSTSCQTTRWDHQLGLFRVHRSPSPSTHEVSRKRLTAELMQFSKNLEEKNNPQPIKKSPSAPNLAAKNSPRKKPSRYTGCALLNAELLKRHAMSVDNAAYNPQVSRESLEYNKISESQVSMAMDLHMPNKGGPVTLKIKDRSDTAQRHQLLRQTRIDDDDLQMELRKGAAGGHAGKYQSFAKYPDDFVSRKRNSVDLRVLEELEFRRSPKDFRKISSPNFRKMSLDRVGGEARKNDRTPVGYRKASLDCRKSPDIRKKDYRKCSMDKCAADHLSSGTLEMEFRPRSDTGELPFRRHRHGRQLYHSRSDDNRRRSFDKHRSDSQCSRFSLNTQNQPTPDGLATYELKYFATNASLDTDGSRGDVSDDSHTVDIEGNGLPADGPTETDALLEEPELENLTEVEVETSGDDIDAPDEVDDTLDYKVDEQGDGNA, from the exons GTCGTTAGAGGGAAGGTAACGACGCGCTGCTTATGGCACGCTTGCAAAGCTCTCGGCATCGGACTTTTGCTGATGCTTTTGGGTGCCTGCATGGCTACGATCG GTTATTACGCTGATCAGCTGTCAATGGCGCAGGAAATTCGAGGCAACTTGACGGTCCGGGTGAAAAACGAGTCTCGAGGCTTTCATTTAAACAATCTGAGCTACGCTGGACCGATCGTAATGGGAGTGGGAG GTTTCATCGTGGTGGCGGCCTGCGTGATGACATTCGAGGCGCGAGACAGCGCGGCGAAAGTGGTCCCGGCGCGTTTTCGTTTTAACCAGAACACGCCGTGCAAGAGCAACAAGCAGCGGAGTCGAAGGTCAACGTCGTGTCAAACGACGCGATGGGACCACCAGCTGGGTCTGTTCCGCGTGCACAGAAGTCCGAGTCCGTCGACGCACGAGGTGTCGAGAAAACGGTTGACGGCGGAGCTGATGCAGTTCTCGAAGAACCTGGAGGAGAAGAATAACCCTCAGCCGATAAAGAAGAGCCCGAGCGCGCCTAACCTTGCCGCGAAGAACTCGCCGCGTAAGAAACCCAGTCGGTACACGGGCTGCGCGCTGCTGAACGCCGAGTTGCTCAAACGGCACGCGATGTCGGTCGATAACGCGGCTTACAATCCGCAAGTAAGCAGGGAAAGCCTCGAGTACAACAAGATATCCGAGAGCCAGGTGTCGATGGCCATGGATCTCCACATGCCGAACAAGGGGGGCCCCGTTACTCTCAAGATAAAGGACCGATCGGACACTGCTCAGCGCCATCAGCTGCTCAGACAAACGAggatcgacgacgacgatctGCAGATGGAGCTGCGCAAAGGAGCGGCCGGCGGGCACGCGGGGAAGTACCAGAGCTTCGCCAAGTACCCGGACGACTTTGTCTCTCGAAAGCGGAACTCCGTCGACCTACGGGTGCTCGAGGAGCTCGAGTTCCGGCGGAGCCCGAAGGATTTCAGGAAGATCTCGTCgccgaattttcgaaaaatgtcgCTAGATCGGGTCGGCGGTGAGGCGAGAAAGAACGACAGAACCCCGGTTGGGTACAGAAAGGCGAGTTTGGACTGCCGGAAGTCCCCCGATATACGGAAGAAGGACTACCGGAAGTGCTCGATGGACAAGTGCGCCGCTGATCACTTGTCCAGCGGAACGCTCGAAATGGAATTTCGCCCGCGATCCGATACCGGGGAATTACCTTTCAGGCGTCATCGGCACGGCCGTCAGCTCTATCACTCTAGGTCGGACGACAACAGGCGGAGGTCCTTCGACAAGCACAGGAGCGACTCGCAGTGCAGCAGGTTTTCATTGAACACACAGAATCAGCCGACTCCAGACGGACTTGCCACTTATGAGCTGAAATACTTCGCTACTAACGCTTCTCTCGACACGGACGGGAGTCGCGGCGACGTTTCCGACGACAGTCACACCGTAGATATCGAGGGAAACGGACTTCCGGCTGATGGACCGACCGAGACCGACGCTCTGCTCGAGGAACCGGAACTCGAAAATTTGACCGAAGTGGAAGTTGAAACTTCCGGCGATGACATTGATGCCCCAGATGAGGTGGATGATACCTTGGATTACAAAGTGGATGAGCAAGGAGACG GAAATGCGTAG